From [Clostridium] symbiosum, a single genomic window includes:
- a CDS encoding MBL fold metallo-hydrolase produces the protein METARKITVLFLRVLGVCALCAALIGGWYLLENRGVTKNAEFIFVGTQEDADCAVFLSGEDCVVIDTGEEKDGAHILELLKDRNVDKIDCLILTHPDKDHIGSASFLVDSIPVTEVITPYYEGEKPLYRDLLDKLETEHIPVESLSRDRLFTFGELDIRVFPPEEFHYDESNDYSLAALVKHGDVTLFLAGDAEKERLGELLKLDLPQVNVYKTAHHGRNSKRGVKLIEELKPEYAVVTAQEPEDEIREAFRESGTKVLTTVTQDISFMSDGKKISPENK, from the coding sequence ATGGAAACTGCTCGTAAAATTACCGTACTATTTCTGCGCGTACTCGGTGTGTGCGCATTATGTGCCGCATTGATAGGCGGCTGGTATTTGTTAGAGAACCGGGGAGTAACAAAAAATGCCGAATTTATTTTCGTTGGAACACAGGAGGATGCGGACTGTGCGGTATTCTTAAGCGGAGAGGACTGTGTTGTAATAGACACAGGGGAAGAAAAGGACGGCGCCCATATTCTGGAACTACTTAAGGACAGGAATGTGGATAAAATCGACTGCCTGATTCTGACCCATCCCGATAAGGATCATATCGGCAGCGCCTCTTTTCTTGTGGACAGTATTCCTGTAACGGAGGTTATCACTCCCTATTATGAAGGGGAAAAACCGCTTTACCGGGATCTGCTTGACAAACTTGAAACGGAGCATATTCCCGTAGAATCGCTTTCCCGTGACCGCCTTTTCACCTTTGGCGAACTGGATATCCGCGTTTTCCCGCCGGAGGAATTCCATTATGATGAATCAAACGACTACTCCCTGGCGGCGCTGGTAAAGCACGGAGACGTGACGCTGTTTTTGGCAGGAGATGCCGAGAAGGAGCGTCTGGGGGAACTTTTGAAACTGGATCTGCCCCAGGTCAACGTATATAAGACGGCCCATCATGGGAGAAATTCCAAAAGAGGCGTAAAACTGATTGAAGAATTGAAACCGGAATACGCGGTGGTGACGGCGCAGGAGCCGGAGGACGAAATCAGGGAAGCGTTCCGGGAAAGCGGAACAAAAGTCCTCACTACGGTTACACAGGATATCTCCTTTATGAGTGACGGAAAAAAGATTTCACCTGAAAATAAATGA
- the rpsB gene encoding 30S ribosomal protein S2 yields the protein MSVISMKQLLEAGVHFGHQTRRWNPKMAPYIYTERNGIHIIDLQKSVGLVDEAYKAVADIAADGGTILFVGTKKQAQDAIKTEAERCGMFYVNERWLGGMLTNFKTIQSRIGRLKQIETMSEDGTFDVLPKKEVIALKKEWEKLEKNLGGIKEMKRVPDAIFVVDPKKERICVQEAHTLGIPLIGIIDTNCDPEELDYVIPGNDDAIRAVKLIVSRMADAVIEARQGEAEAPVFEGEDVAEAAEA from the coding sequence ATGAGCGTTATTTCAATGAAGCAGTTACTGGAAGCTGGTGTACATTTTGGTCACCAGACAAGAAGATGGAACCCTAAGATGGCTCCATACATCTACACAGAGAGAAACGGTATCCACATCATCGACTTACAGAAATCCGTAGGTTTGGTGGATGAAGCTTACAAGGCAGTAGCAGACATCGCAGCAGACGGCGGCACAATCCTGTTCGTAGGAACAAAGAAACAGGCTCAGGACGCTATCAAGACAGAAGCTGAGAGATGTGGAATGTTCTATGTAAATGAGAGATGGTTAGGCGGTATGCTTACCAACTTCAAGACCATCCAGAGCCGTATCGGAAGATTAAAACAGATCGAGACCATGTCTGAGGACGGAACATTTGATGTTCTTCCAAAGAAAGAAGTTATCGCTCTTAAGAAAGAGTGGGAGAAGCTCGAGAAGAACCTTGGCGGTATCAAAGAGATGAAGAGAGTTCCGGACGCTATCTTCGTAGTAGATCCTAAGAAAGAAAGAATCTGCGTACAGGAAGCACACACACTGGGAATTCCGTTAATCGGCATCATCGATACCAACTGTGATCCGGAAGAGCTTGACTATGTAATCCCGGGTAACGACGACGCTATCAGAGCCGTAAAATTAATCGTTTCCAGAATGGCAGACGCCGTTATCGAAGCAAGACAGGGCGAAGCAGAAGCTCCTGTATTCGAGGGCGAGGATGTTGCTGAAGCAGCAGAGGCATAA